A single region of the Littorina saxatilis isolate snail1 unplaced genomic scaffold, US_GU_Lsax_2.0 scaffold_781, whole genome shotgun sequence genome encodes:
- the LOC138956056 gene encoding scavenger receptor class F member 2-like has translation MRLTLCIFPACDGNKYGQDCRDTCGKCAGGVQCNVASGACPGACEGGYWGADCKASCGQFCTDKQNCAKANGNCPCQPGYIPGLCKDKCGAGRYGQDCLQRCGYCLTLDFYYTPSNNCGHVKGFCARCHDNREMPLCKDCKAGFWGPRCLQQCGQCGGDGRCDPLTGVCTSAVCKDGWLLRSCTQKCNEGWYGQNCTKACGHCRDNSACRHDDGICNLDCEDDYEGVLCQEEKQNLVGPVVGSVMAAAVIIAAAIIIVGVLWYVRRKKTSSAYNGEFNTLADLHSPRRTNDTIRRSRDYQNVHDNPAVNYDSVVRNPPDSHDYDSHPFSAPAASIDSQSDPVYQNADAQPPVDSKPTVALKPPKGKKLGQMTENTYGNVRFGATTDGTYGNVN, from the exons ATGCGATTGACACTGTGTATCTTTCCAGCGTGTGACGGAAACAAGTACGGGCAGGACTGCCGCGATACGTGCGGGAAATGCGCCGGTGGTGTACAGTGTAACGTTGCGAGCGGAGCCTGCCCTGGTGCCTGTGAGGGTGGTTACTGGGGTGCTGATTGCAAGGCTTCCTGCGGTCAGTTCTGTACAGACAAGCAGAACTGTGCCAAGGCTAACGGCAACTGCCCATGCCAACCTGGCTATATACCTGGACTATGCAAAGACA AGTGCGGTGCTGGCAGATACGGGCAGGATTGTCTGCAGAGATGTGGATATTGCCTCACGCTTGACTTCTATTATACACCTTCTAATAATTGTGGCCACGTGAAAGGATTTTGTGCTCGTTGTCACGACAACCGGGAAATGCCCTTGTGTAAAG ACTGCAAGGCTGGCTTCTGGGGACCGCGATGCCTTCAGCAGTGTGGTCAGTGTGGTGGGGACGGGAGGTGCGACCCTCTCACTGGTGTCTGTACGTCTGCTGTCTGTAAGGATGGCTGGCTCTTGCGCTCTTGTACTCAAA AGTGCAATGAAGGCTGGTACGGTCAGAACTGCACAAAGGCGTGTGGACATTGTCGTGACAACAGCGCGTGTCGCCATGACGACGGGATATGTAATCTGGACTGTGAGGACGACTATGAAGGGGTGCTGTGTCAAG aggaaaagcaaaacCTTGTGGGTCCGGTCGTTGGCAGTGTTATGGCGGCAGCCGTCATTATTGCTGCTGCTATCATCATTGTGGGGGTGCTGTG gtATGTGAGAAGAAAAAAGACAAGTTCGGCTTACAATG GCGAGTTCAACACGCTGGCGGATCTCCACTCCCCGCGACGAACCAACGATACCATCCGCCGGTCACGGGATTATCAGAACGTCCACGACAACCCCGCCGTCAACTACGACAGTGTCGTCAGAAATCCCCCCGACTCCCATGATTACGACTCTCACCCCTTCTCCGCTCCGGCGGCGTCGATTGACAGCCAATCAGATCCCGTGTATCAAAATGCCGACGCCCAACCGCCCGTGGACTCGAAACCGACTGTGGCCTTGAAACCGCCGAAGGGGAAGAAATTAGGGCAGATGACGGAGAATACCTATGGAAACGTGAGATTCGGAGCGACGACTGACGGCACTTATGGCAATGTGAACTGA